From a single Kitasatospora azatica KCTC 9699 genomic region:
- a CDS encoding HD domain-containing protein, whose amino-acid sequence MEVEISANSCGIDARCKPEPYADQARAYYAAKDPAHDFVHVQRILARLDSLRDGQQPRLHLLYFLACFHGLVPNLDDPGFRRDTAAFLGSLGWPAEEVTQALISLERHLKEPMLLEEELVHDANFLEAVGAFGIAKAFTTGGARGQHYEESIERARFFIDQPVFRTRLGKDLAVERRAYAHSFLDVLEAELAAELSVRSEGTRRTAR is encoded by the coding sequence GTGGAGGTCGAGATAAGCGCCAACTCCTGTGGCATTGACGCGCGGTGCAAGCCGGAGCCGTACGCCGACCAGGCCCGCGCCTACTACGCGGCCAAAGACCCGGCTCACGACTTTGTGCACGTCCAGCGCATCCTGGCCCGGCTTGATTCCCTGCGTGACGGCCAGCAACCCAGACTGCACCTGCTCTACTTCCTGGCCTGCTTCCACGGACTCGTCCCCAACCTTGATGATCCGGGGTTTCGGCGGGACACCGCCGCCTTCCTCGGGTCTCTCGGGTGGCCCGCCGAGGAGGTGACTCAGGCCCTGATCAGCCTGGAACGTCACCTCAAGGAGCCGATGTTGCTGGAGGAGGAGTTGGTCCACGACGCCAACTTCCTTGAGGCAGTGGGCGCTTTCGGCATCGCGAAGGCGTTTACTACCGGTGGGGCAAGAGGGCAGCACTACGAGGAGAGCATCGAACGCGCCAGGTTCTTCATCGATCAGCCGGTCTTCCGGACTCGGCTCGGCAAGGACCTGGCAGTCGAACGCCGCGCGTACGCCCACTCCTTCCTCGACGTCCTGGAAGCTGAACTCGCAGCCGAGCTGTCCGTCCGATCCGAGGGGACCAGACGGACAGCTCGGTGA
- a CDS encoding helix-turn-helix domain-containing protein produces the protein MENAQQRCCTGCGALLSRFNQRRQCALCERSMAPKADAAFWAEPEVLGALRRWDFGAVVRLYRRHTGLPQAAVARLVGIDQAEVSRLENGRKTIRDRHQLQQWAKGLGIPPALIAPLPAESAALVPVRAQHRRAPEEAATAGIWDDPAVIADQLSAITSVNVDTAALSQFARSVDSIVMSYETGGPQSLAPVGAQLRSSLHTLLSGRQHPGQRQKLYVLAAQAAGLLGYMAVNAGRPAAAKAYCAEAFQLAEEVQDVDLMAWVRGTQSLEAYYAGQYREAYDLADAGVRLAVGSPQAVRLLVNGKARALGKLHERRAAERAIGEALALTERVGTPLGLTPCISFEPYGLARTLANAATVHMALGDTPKVLSYADQVAQHVQEADSAWSRALIALDVAASHLHGPNPEVEQSMDLGRAALHSGGANPIRSVVQRAAELQQLAAPWSHLDAVVEYGVALAQWRVQKAAYIVEA, from the coding sequence GTGGAAAACGCGCAACAGCGATGCTGCACCGGCTGTGGAGCGCTGCTCAGCCGCTTCAACCAACGGCGTCAATGCGCGCTGTGCGAGCGCAGCATGGCACCCAAGGCCGACGCGGCGTTCTGGGCGGAACCCGAGGTCCTGGGAGCGCTGAGACGCTGGGACTTCGGAGCGGTGGTTCGTTTATATCGACGGCACACAGGGCTTCCGCAGGCGGCAGTGGCGCGGCTCGTCGGAATCGATCAAGCCGAGGTCAGCCGACTGGAAAACGGTCGCAAGACGATCCGCGACCGTCACCAGCTCCAGCAGTGGGCCAAGGGACTGGGTATCCCACCCGCCCTGATCGCGCCGCTTCCTGCGGAGTCGGCGGCGCTCGTGCCGGTGCGCGCCCAACACCGAAGGGCACCGGAGGAGGCAGCCACTGCGGGAATCTGGGACGATCCGGCGGTGATCGCGGATCAGTTGAGTGCGATTACCTCGGTGAACGTCGATACCGCCGCCCTGTCCCAGTTCGCTCGGTCCGTTGACTCGATCGTTATGTCCTACGAGACGGGCGGACCACAATCCCTCGCCCCGGTCGGGGCTCAGCTACGGTCCTCGCTACATACTCTGCTGAGCGGACGGCAGCATCCCGGCCAGCGGCAGAAGCTCTACGTTCTGGCTGCTCAGGCAGCCGGCCTCCTCGGCTATATGGCGGTGAACGCGGGACGGCCGGCGGCTGCCAAGGCCTACTGCGCGGAGGCGTTCCAGCTGGCAGAGGAGGTTCAGGACGTCGACCTGATGGCGTGGGTCCGGGGGACACAGTCCTTGGAGGCCTACTACGCCGGCCAGTACCGTGAGGCCTACGACCTCGCGGACGCGGGCGTCCGCCTCGCAGTCGGCAGCCCACAAGCCGTCCGACTGCTGGTCAACGGCAAGGCGCGCGCCCTCGGCAAGCTCCACGAGAGGCGGGCTGCGGAGCGGGCGATCGGGGAGGCTCTCGCACTGACCGAACGGGTCGGCACGCCGCTCGGCCTGACGCCGTGCATCTCCTTCGAGCCGTACGGCCTGGCACGCACGCTGGCCAACGCCGCGACCGTTCACATGGCGCTCGGCGATACCCCGAAGGTGCTCAGCTACGCTGACCAGGTCGCGCAGCACGTTCAGGAAGCGGACTCCGCCTGGAGTCGGGCCCTGATCGCCCTGGACGTCGCAGCCTCCCACCTTCACGGTCCGAACCCAGAGGTCGAGCAGTCCATGGACCTCGGCCGAGCAGCGCTGCACTCCGGTGGTGCGAACCCGATCCGCTCAGTCGTGCAGCGCGCTGCCGAACTTCAGCAGCTCGCGGCACCGTGGTCCCATCTCGATGCGGTGGTTGAGTATGGTGTGGCCCTCGCGCAGTGGAGGGTCCAGAAGGCCGCGTACATTGTCGAGGCATAG
- a CDS encoding sugar phosphate isomerase/epimerase family protein, which yields MDSHPAGTLVLNPDELGQDPAHGMDLALALGITELEIRTAWGANVVMLGDDRLRRLRGMAEERGLRVAALASPLWKWCQPQATPGLVDSFGFPARVARSERLGWVERAVQAARALGAPAVRVFSHLRVEPDLTEHLVGDPLLARALEVANAAGVRLLLENEPVCTVAHADELLEMLGRYHGQGLGLWLDVANLHEVGQAMPEVVGSLAPYVEYVHVKDYRPAADGGRVFCAAGAGCVPYPQLLPLLDAARPTLPYALETHVRDAPADALAAGAAFLRATLPGGLA from the coding sequence GTGGACTCACACCCGGCGGGCACGCTGGTACTTAATCCGGACGAGCTCGGGCAGGACCCGGCTCATGGAATGGACCTCGCCCTGGCGCTGGGCATCACCGAGTTGGAGATCCGCACGGCGTGGGGCGCCAACGTCGTGATGCTGGGCGACGACAGGCTGCGGCGCTTGCGCGGCATGGCCGAGGAGCGTGGCCTGCGGGTGGCGGCGCTGGCCTCTCCACTGTGGAAGTGGTGCCAGCCGCAGGCGACGCCGGGGCTGGTGGACAGTTTCGGTTTCCCCGCTCGGGTCGCGCGAAGCGAGCGGCTGGGGTGGGTGGAGCGGGCGGTCCAGGCGGCGCGGGCTCTGGGCGCGCCTGCGGTGCGGGTGTTCTCCCACCTGCGTGTCGAGCCGGACCTGACGGAGCATCTGGTCGGTGACCCGCTGTTGGCGAGGGCCCTGGAGGTTGCGAACGCGGCGGGAGTGCGGCTTCTGCTGGAGAACGAGCCGGTCTGCACCGTCGCCCACGCCGACGAACTGCTGGAGATGCTCGGCCGCTACCACGGTCAGGGACTCGGGCTGTGGCTGGACGTGGCGAACCTCCACGAGGTCGGCCAGGCCATGCCGGAGGTGGTGGGGTCCCTGGCCCCGTACGTGGAGTACGTGCACGTCAAGGACTACCGTCCGGCTGCGGACGGAGGCCGGGTGTTCTGCGCGGCGGGCGCCGGGTGCGTTCCCTACCCGCAGCTGCTGCCCCTGCTGGACGCAGCCCGTCCGACCCTGCCGTACGCGCTGGAGACCCATGTGCGCGACGCCCCAGCCGACGCGCTCGCTGCGGGGGCCGCCTTCCTGCGTGCGACGCTGCCGGGAGGCCTGGCGTGA
- a CDS encoding radical SAM/SPASM domain-containing protein, with the protein MAARKGGPQPETNTALIDLGGGAWCLNHALRQEQLYGGRVLRDTFEDLKVGRKPADPVLAQVMQAQGFITAAGGQAEAFHRDLMRQEDTKTEVQPSFTLLRILLTDVCNLSCTYCKVIPNVLAPQAEPTDADRLAEVIDFFFTHSEVSRPKIIHITGGEPTLFFHQIQHIVEVAERAARPGENFWFVIGTNATLIRDRQAAFLAEHDVKCIVSMDGPADVHDALRRNHGGRGSWRMVDAGVRQLKKAGAEVSLSMVLGQHNLDRAEGIIEWFLDTYQPTGLGVNFMKPPTPDQKDYDQLIDPDRYADRMYAIHQRFRDRGLFLELVYRKLQPFVQQRYRFHDCGAAGGTNLNVDAKGNVGPCKSFLVMDRLAMRQLDIDAYRSTVVDKWRKRSPIYYTHCDGCQARGMCGNGCAYDAMVHTGDEMAIDIRSCQYTKRFNRLFIDDLFQQVRPEGQLSDSWWHLPSPAERQRLFGEVSARPRTLSYSIGHQTLD; encoded by the coding sequence GTGGCCGCTCGCAAGGGCGGACCGCAACCGGAGACCAACACCGCGCTCATCGACCTCGGCGGCGGCGCATGGTGCCTGAACCACGCCCTGCGACAGGAACAGCTCTACGGCGGACGCGTCCTACGGGACACCTTCGAAGACCTCAAGGTCGGGAGGAAGCCCGCTGACCCGGTACTCGCCCAGGTGATGCAGGCACAGGGCTTCATCACAGCAGCAGGCGGACAGGCGGAGGCGTTCCACCGCGACCTGATGCGGCAGGAGGACACCAAGACGGAGGTCCAGCCCTCCTTCACCCTTCTGAGAATCCTGCTGACCGACGTCTGCAACCTCTCCTGCACGTACTGCAAGGTCATCCCCAACGTCCTTGCCCCGCAGGCCGAACCGACGGACGCCGACCGCCTCGCGGAGGTGATCGACTTCTTCTTCACCCACTCCGAGGTCAGCCGCCCGAAGATCATCCACATCACCGGAGGCGAGCCGACGCTCTTCTTCCACCAGATCCAGCACATCGTCGAGGTCGCCGAGCGCGCCGCACGCCCCGGCGAGAACTTCTGGTTCGTCATCGGCACCAACGCGACCCTGATCCGCGACCGTCAGGCCGCCTTCCTCGCCGAGCACGACGTGAAGTGCATCGTCTCCATGGACGGCCCCGCCGACGTCCACGATGCCCTGCGTCGCAATCACGGTGGCCGCGGCTCGTGGCGCATGGTCGACGCCGGTGTTCGCCAGCTCAAGAAGGCGGGCGCGGAGGTCTCGCTGTCGATGGTCCTCGGCCAGCACAACCTCGATCGCGCCGAGGGGATCATCGAGTGGTTCCTCGACACCTACCAGCCCACCGGCCTCGGGGTGAACTTCATGAAGCCACCCACCCCGGACCAGAAGGACTACGACCAGCTCATCGACCCGGACCGCTACGCCGACCGGATGTACGCCATCCACCAGCGGTTCCGCGACCGCGGACTGTTCCTGGAACTCGTCTACCGCAAGCTCCAGCCCTTCGTTCAGCAGCGCTACCGCTTCCACGACTGCGGGGCCGCCGGCGGAACCAACCTCAACGTCGACGCCAAGGGCAACGTCGGGCCGTGCAAGAGCTTCCTCGTCATGGACCGGCTCGCCATGCGCCAACTCGACATCGACGCCTACCGGTCCACCGTCGTGGACAAGTGGCGCAAGCGCTCGCCCATCTACTACACCCACTGCGATGGCTGCCAGGCCCGAGGCATGTGCGGCAACGGCTGCGCCTACGACGCGATGGTCCACACCGGCGACGAGATGGCCATCGACATCCGCAGCTGCCAGTACACGAAGCGGTTCAACAGGCTCTTCATCGACGACCTTTTCCAGCAGGTCCGCCCCGAGGGCCAGCTCTCCGACAGCTGGTGGCATCTGCCCAGCCCGGCTGAGCGCCAGCGGCTGTTCGGCGAGGTCTCCGCCAGGCCGCGAACTCTGTCCTACTCGATCGGCCACCAGACGCTCGACTGA
- a CDS encoding ATP-binding protein: MLRHGTISGSGTVPALSQLAEHQAGIPQLARDIEAGPAAARTARWAVRDEYAGRLTPDIAGDLELIVTELVENASAVTVEGAKVHVDVRPYSTRLLIEVTDSCDRAPEPRRAADLDEDGRGLLLVGELSESWGWYPSGEGKVVWALCALPDRTAPTLGSGPTPTKAPDIAANGASPSGEGRRRQ; encoded by the coding sequence CTGCGTCATGGCACGATCAGCGGGTCTGGCACGGTGCCGGCGTTGTCTCAACTGGCCGAACACCAAGCGGGGATACCGCAGCTGGCTCGTGACATCGAGGCAGGACCAGCCGCTGCGCGGACGGCCAGATGGGCAGTTCGGGACGAGTACGCGGGGCGGCTGACCCCAGACATTGCCGGGGATCTCGAGCTGATCGTGACTGAGCTTGTGGAGAACGCCAGTGCGGTAACGGTGGAGGGCGCCAAGGTGCACGTGGACGTCCGGCCGTACAGCACTCGTCTGCTCATCGAAGTCACCGATTCCTGTGACCGGGCGCCTGAACCTCGTCGCGCCGCAGATCTGGACGAGGATGGTCGCGGCCTTCTCCTGGTCGGCGAGCTCAGCGAGTCCTGGGGCTGGTACCCGAGCGGCGAAGGAAAAGTCGTCTGGGCCCTATGCGCCCTGCCCGACCGAACTGCGCCGACACTCGGCAGCGGCCCGACGCCGACGAAGGCACCCGATATCGCCGCCAACGGCGCGTCGCCGAGCGGCGAAGGACGTAGGAGACAGTGA
- a CDS encoding Gfo/Idh/MocA family protein, translated as MGHGRWGANHARAVTDAHGVRLQGVVDPRPEARDLARQRYGVPVWSTLAHALDDDRVEAVVVATPAHTHADMVGAALRAGRHVLVEKPAAMSTADAEAMVAEADARGLQVSVGHTFLYTQPLRNLARWLRDGAPSTPWLLRSERLGGQRRPDCDVLWNFGPHDVSILLHLLAEPVLEVAARGHRFPGGRHLDAVTLDLGFASGVRGEVYLGWRHPGAKRSLRVLGEDWAVTYRHGHVNGEDTLTRTGAQSSPQSDNVLSSGCNQGQRSGSLHGYQEPLKVELEEFAVACRTGRPTVTGPDHLVAVTSVLEAAARSAARDGQAEVPDRVGVAGRRPQLGRR; from the coding sequence GTGGGGCACGGGCGCTGGGGCGCCAACCATGCCCGAGCGGTGACCGACGCGCATGGCGTCAGGCTGCAGGGCGTAGTGGACCCTCGGCCCGAGGCTCGCGATCTCGCTCGGCAGCGGTACGGCGTACCGGTGTGGTCCACGCTGGCACACGCTCTGGACGACGACCGGGTGGAGGCCGTGGTGGTTGCCACTCCGGCGCACACCCACGCGGACATGGTCGGTGCGGCACTGCGTGCCGGCCGCCACGTGCTCGTGGAGAAGCCAGCTGCCATGAGCACGGCCGACGCCGAGGCCATGGTGGCCGAGGCGGACGCGAGGGGCCTCCAGGTCTCGGTGGGCCACACCTTCCTCTACACCCAGCCTCTCCGGAACCTCGCACGGTGGCTGCGGGACGGCGCCCCGAGTACGCCGTGGCTGCTCCGTAGCGAGCGACTTGGCGGCCAACGCCGACCCGACTGCGACGTGTTGTGGAACTTCGGGCCGCACGACGTGTCGATCCTGCTTCACCTGCTGGCCGAACCGGTGCTGGAGGTGGCAGCGCGGGGTCACCGATTCCCCGGGGGTCGGCATCTGGACGCCGTGACTCTCGACCTGGGGTTCGCCTCAGGAGTCCGCGGTGAGGTCTATCTGGGCTGGCGGCACCCAGGCGCGAAGCGCTCGCTGCGCGTGCTGGGTGAGGACTGGGCGGTGACGTACCGCCATGGCCACGTGAACGGCGAGGACACCCTGACGCGCACGGGCGCGCAGAGCAGTCCACAGAGCGACAACGTCCTCAGCAGCGGCTGCAACCAAGGCCAGCGGAGTGGCAGCCTGCACGGCTACCAGGAGCCGCTGAAAGTCGAGCTCGAAGAGTTCGCCGTGGCCTGCCGGACCGGTCGCCCCACGGTGACTGGACCAGATCACCTCGTGGCGGTCACGAGCGTCCTGGAGGCAGCCGCCCGCTCGGCGGCCCGAGACGGCCAGGCGGAGGTACCCGACCGGGTGGGCGTCGCCGGCAGGCGACCACAACTGGGGAGGCGTTGA
- the serS gene encoding serine--tRNA ligase encodes MIDLKAARKEPNYFRAALARRGAAEDFDDLLAVDASWRELVDQVDRLRSQKRPKGAPTPEQIEDLKRLKDELRDAEEGLANAAARRQHLLDRLPNLPHPTAPAGGEDEGEVVRTWGEIPVFPFTPKDHLELASRTGWVDMKRGARLAGARFAYRVGDVALTEQALYRFVLDRIISKGFTYLLPPVLVNKRAMYGTGYLPTDETNLYRLDKDELYLSGTSEVALGGFHMDERLEEDELPARYTAFSTNFRREAGSAGKDTRGMFRVHQFDKVEMFVFCLPEQSEQIHDEILAHEEEIIQALGLPYQVVNIAVGDLGNPAAKKYDIEAWFPAQERYREVTSCSNTTDYQARRLNARVRRDGGTEFLHTVNGTGITARALLAVMENFQDERGVVAVPKVLQQYGAPATLGTAD; translated from the coding sequence GTGATCGATCTGAAGGCTGCTCGTAAAGAGCCCAACTACTTCCGTGCCGCCCTCGCCAGGCGAGGCGCTGCAGAGGACTTCGACGACCTGCTCGCGGTTGACGCGAGCTGGCGCGAACTTGTGGACCAGGTTGATCGGCTTCGATCGCAGAAGCGCCCCAAGGGCGCGCCGACCCCCGAGCAGATCGAGGACCTGAAGCGCCTCAAGGACGAACTTCGTGACGCCGAAGAGGGGTTGGCCAACGCGGCCGCCCGCCGTCAGCATCTGCTGGACAGGCTCCCGAATCTGCCGCACCCGACCGCGCCCGCCGGCGGTGAGGACGAAGGCGAGGTCGTCCGGACCTGGGGTGAGATCCCGGTCTTCCCCTTCACGCCCAAGGACCACCTCGAGCTGGCATCGAGGACCGGTTGGGTGGACATGAAGCGCGGAGCCCGGCTCGCCGGCGCGCGCTTCGCCTACCGGGTCGGGGATGTCGCGCTGACCGAGCAAGCTCTCTATCGCTTCGTGCTGGACCGGATCATCAGCAAGGGCTTCACCTACCTGCTGCCGCCGGTCCTGGTCAACAAGCGTGCGATGTACGGCACCGGCTACCTGCCGACCGACGAGACCAACCTCTACCGGCTGGACAAGGACGAGCTCTACCTGAGCGGCACCTCGGAGGTCGCGCTCGGCGGCTTCCACATGGACGAACGGCTTGAGGAAGACGAGCTTCCCGCTCGGTACACCGCCTTCTCGACGAACTTCCGGCGCGAGGCGGGCTCGGCCGGCAAGGACACTCGCGGCATGTTCCGCGTCCACCAGTTCGACAAGGTCGAGATGTTTGTGTTCTGCCTGCCGGAGCAGTCCGAGCAGATCCACGACGAGATCCTCGCGCACGAGGAGGAGATCATCCAGGCGCTGGGCCTGCCCTACCAGGTGGTCAACATCGCGGTGGGTGACCTGGGCAACCCAGCCGCGAAGAAGTACGACATCGAGGCTTGGTTCCCCGCCCAGGAGCGCTACCGCGAGGTGACGTCGTGCTCCAACACGACCGACTACCAGGCCCGCCGCCTGAACGCCCGGGTTCGTCGTGACGGCGGGACTGAGTTCCTGCATACCGTCAACGGCACCGGCATCACGGCACGGGCCCTGCTCGCAGTCATGGAGAACTTCCAGGACGAGCGAGGGGTGGTCGCGGTCCCGAAGGTGCTTCAGCAGTACGGGGCGCCGGCCACGCTCGGCACGGCTGACTGA
- a CDS encoding NAD-dependent epimerase/dehydratase family protein — MSSPLLVTGASGAIGTHLATDLTAQGVRLRLLDRRSPAAGPPADAEFVQADLCDQEAVERAAAGACAIIHLAGSSQEGSFADMVEHNITGTHHVLEAARRQRVPRVVLASSHHVTGLNPASGPENEPLAPDSFYAVSKVTMEALGYLYAHKGGLEVVAVRIGSCRPRPSEPRHRVTWLSPRDATALLYAAATRPLPSRFLTLYGTSGNAERWWPRTGWDTLGYQAADSADRHPDPGPLTDRWTGGAFADHQLPS; from the coding sequence GTGAGCAGCCCTCTCCTGGTCACCGGAGCGAGCGGCGCCATCGGCACACACCTGGCCACGGACCTAACCGCCCAAGGCGTCCGGCTGCGGCTGCTCGACCGGCGATCGCCCGCTGCCGGTCCTCCCGCCGACGCCGAGTTCGTCCAGGCCGACCTGTGCGACCAGGAGGCTGTCGAGAGGGCCGCCGCAGGGGCGTGCGCGATCATCCACCTTGCGGGCAGCAGCCAAGAGGGGTCCTTCGCCGACATGGTGGAGCACAACATCACCGGCACCCACCACGTCCTTGAGGCGGCCCGTCGTCAGCGGGTACCGCGCGTGGTGCTGGCCAGCAGCCACCACGTCACCGGCCTGAATCCCGCCAGCGGGCCAGAGAACGAGCCGCTGGCGCCGGACAGCTTCTACGCCGTCAGCAAGGTCACCATGGAGGCGCTCGGCTACCTCTACGCGCACAAGGGAGGCCTGGAGGTCGTCGCGGTCCGGATCGGCAGCTGCCGGCCCCGCCCCAGCGAGCCCCGCCACCGAGTGACCTGGCTCAGTCCCCGAGATGCCACCGCCCTGCTGTACGCCGCGGCAACCCGCCCCCTGCCGAGCCGATTCCTCACCCTGTACGGCACCTCTGGCAACGCGGAGCGCTGGTGGCCCCGCACCGGCTGGGACACCCTCGGCTACCAGGCCGCCGACAGCGCTGACCGGCACCCCGACCCCGGGCCGCTCACCGACCGCTGGACGGGCGGAGCCTTCGCCGACCATCAACTCCCCTCATAA
- a CDS encoding carbamoyltransferase family protein: MDILGVNLTRTSTGTDLYDGAAVLLRDGVPMVAIAEERLTRAKHCGSVRLASQYCLDAAGTDIRSVDYVAVSICCEVPPPADWAAHSLRLQGLDVRDDQVVVVPSHHLSHAASAFLASPFQQAITVVADNEGNILGPRTRQEYWLNSLERTTVWACTSGIGTEIRRIASHGDQPDEISLGAAYNYITKWLGFSSYHDAGQTMALAAHATGKWSDSRLFEWEAGRLLCRLPQRNDAKVEAVAGWLNAEFGIPLDQGRDPGEPITELHHEVAGLAQSALERALLDLVRRAVEETGIRTVCLAGGSALNCVANHRIARELDLDGLFIQPAASDVGQALGNALWTWHCLLGQTRRWAMNSAALGRPYEAAEVRRAAEEYAAHIDVEPSPDVVGAVASRLAQGQIVGWFSGGSEYGIRALGQRSILGDPRRLETKTRLDLEIKCREPFRPYAPSVTAESASEWFDLTEREIAPGAPATFMLQAAPVRRHLRFRIPAVVHVDGTARVHVVHPGQNADYHALIERFRQLTGIPVLLNTSFNAAGNPIVETPGDAIAEFLAMGLDCLLLDGLLITPRRR, from the coding sequence ATGGACATCCTGGGCGTCAACCTGACCCGGACATCCACCGGTACCGACCTCTACGACGGGGCGGCGGTTCTCCTGCGTGACGGGGTGCCGATGGTCGCCATCGCAGAAGAGCGACTCACCCGCGCGAAGCACTGCGGATCGGTCCGATTGGCGAGCCAGTACTGCCTCGACGCGGCCGGGACCGACATCCGCTCGGTCGACTACGTCGCGGTCAGCATCTGCTGCGAGGTTCCGCCGCCGGCGGACTGGGCCGCTCACTCGCTGCGCCTGCAGGGGCTGGACGTTCGAGACGATCAGGTCGTCGTCGTGCCGTCGCATCACCTCTCGCACGCCGCGAGCGCCTTCCTCGCCAGTCCCTTCCAGCAGGCGATCACGGTAGTGGCCGACAATGAGGGAAACATCCTCGGGCCGCGTACCAGGCAGGAGTACTGGCTCAACAGCTTGGAGCGGACCACCGTTTGGGCCTGCACCAGTGGGATCGGGACGGAGATCCGGCGGATCGCCAGCCACGGCGACCAGCCTGACGAGATCTCACTCGGTGCGGCGTACAACTACATCACCAAGTGGCTCGGCTTCTCCAGTTACCACGATGCCGGACAGACGATGGCCCTGGCGGCCCACGCCACCGGAAAGTGGAGCGACTCGCGGCTCTTCGAATGGGAGGCGGGCCGACTGCTGTGCCGACTTCCTCAGCGAAACGACGCGAAGGTCGAAGCCGTCGCTGGCTGGCTTAACGCAGAGTTCGGCATCCCGCTCGATCAGGGCCGCGACCCCGGAGAGCCCATCACCGAACTCCACCACGAGGTGGCGGGACTCGCACAGTCCGCCCTGGAGCGCGCCCTTCTCGACCTGGTGCGCCGCGCCGTCGAGGAGACCGGGATCCGTACGGTCTGCCTGGCCGGCGGTTCGGCGTTGAACTGCGTCGCCAACCACAGAATCGCGAGAGAACTGGATCTCGACGGCCTCTTCATCCAGCCGGCCGCCTCCGACGTTGGGCAGGCCCTCGGCAACGCGCTCTGGACCTGGCACTGCCTGCTCGGCCAGACACGCCGCTGGGCCATGAACAGCGCGGCGCTCGGTCGTCCCTACGAGGCGGCCGAGGTCAGGCGGGCGGCCGAGGAATACGCAGCCCACATCGATGTGGAGCCGTCGCCAGACGTGGTGGGAGCGGTCGCGTCGAGGCTCGCCCAAGGACAGATCGTCGGCTGGTTCAGCGGCGGCAGCGAGTACGGGATACGAGCGCTCGGGCAGCGCAGCATCCTCGGGGACCCGCGACGGCTCGAAACCAAGACCCGCCTGGACCTTGAGATCAAATGCCGCGAGCCGTTCCGTCCGTACGCCCCGAGCGTCACCGCCGAGTCGGCGTCCGAATGGTTCGACCTCACCGAGCGCGAGATCGCTCCCGGCGCGCCGGCCACCTTCATGCTCCAGGCCGCACCCGTCCGGCGCCATCTGCGGTTCCGTATCCCCGCCGTCGTACACGTCGACGGCACGGCCCGAGTCCACGTCGTACACCCCGGTCAGAACGCCGACTACCACGCACTCATCGAGCGATTCCGCCAGCTCACGGGAATCCCAGTCCTCCTCAACACCTCCTTCAACGCCGCCGGAAACCCGATCGTCGAGACCCCCGGCGACGCCATCGCCGAGTTCCTCGCCATGGGGCTGGACTGCCTCCTGCTCGACGGTCTCCTCATCACGCCTCGACGCCGCTGA
- a CDS encoding sugar phosphate isomerase/epimerase family protein, with amino-acid sequence MKLSIITDEVSQDPLVAIKYAVAQGIRHVAVRSIWGKNILQCDDQDVERLAELFRRHDLAVTSIMSPLFKCLPIDTPGPHLVDPHFVGFQPILSNHLDAAARLPALAAAFQAPTVRIFTFLTAEPIAATLTAPQIDSITQAVEDWPARLAAVENEYVCHVRTLPELERFTALAGLSAVVDPCNSYLATGSDGLDELSEELLARTVDVHVKDRQYGRYVPVGDGTLRWPQIFDRLHGLGYSGTITLESHLRGDLDGLDRSIAALRKWVTP; translated from the coding sequence GTGAAGCTCTCGATTATCACCGATGAGGTCTCCCAGGACCCGCTGGTCGCGATCAAGTACGCCGTCGCGCAGGGCATCCGGCACGTAGCCGTGCGCTCCATCTGGGGGAAGAACATCCTTCAGTGCGACGACCAGGACGTCGAGCGTCTCGCGGAGTTGTTCCGGCGGCACGACCTCGCGGTCACGTCCATCATGTCGCCGCTCTTCAAGTGCCTCCCCATCGACACCCCTGGGCCGCACCTGGTCGATCCTCACTTCGTCGGCTTTCAGCCGATCCTTTCGAATCACCTCGACGCCGCGGCGCGGCTCCCCGCGCTCGCTGCCGCCTTCCAGGCGCCGACCGTCCGGATCTTCACCTTCCTGACGGCGGAGCCGATCGCAGCTACCCTTACGGCGCCTCAGATCGACAGCATCACGCAGGCCGTGGAGGACTGGCCGGCCCGTCTGGCAGCCGTGGAGAACGAGTACGTCTGCCACGTGCGGACGCTCCCTGAGCTTGAGCGCTTCACCGCCCTCGCGGGACTGTCCGCTGTAGTGGACCCATGCAATAGCTACCTCGCGACGGGCAGCGACGGGCTCGACGAGCTCAGCGAGGAACTGCTGGCCCGGACGGTTGACGTGCACGTAAAGGACCGTCAGTACGGACGGTATGTACCGGTTGGCGACGGGACCTTGCGCTGGCCGCAAATCTTCGACCGGCTCCACGGTCTCGGGTACTCCGGCACCATCACCTTGGAGTCGCACCTGCGCGGCGACCTTGACGGCCTGGACCGCTCGATCGCCGCGCTGCGCAAGTGGGTGACTCCGTGA